One genomic region from Streptomyces sp. NBC_00457 encodes:
- a CDS encoding sugar porter family MFS transporter yields MDVRNDALKTAVTPADDAPPAVSRRLRLITIIATFGGLLFGYDTGVINGALPYMTDDLGLTAVTEGMVTSSLLLGAALGAVTGGRLSDARGRRRTILVLAVLFFVGALGCTLAPTTAVMVVARFVLGLAVGGASVTVPVYLAEISPAERRGALVTRNELMIVSGQLLAFTSNAIIARVGGESGGVWRWMLVIATIPAVVLWFGMLVMPESPRWLASKTRFGEALEVLKQVRSQQRAEAELAEVSALAVKEEQEKLGGWQDMKATPWLRKLMFVGFGIAIVQQITGVNTIMYYGTQILTDAGFAADSALTANIANGVISVLATFVGIWLLSRVNRRPMLMTGQIGTTAALLLIGVFSLVLPSGDGRAYAVLAMTVTFLAFQQGAISPVTWLMLSEIFPMRMRGFGMGIAAVVLWLTNFAIGLVFPSLVSGIGISNTFFLFVVAGIFSLIFVKLYVPETKGRSLETLEAELRARYA; encoded by the coding sequence ATGGACGTCAGGAACGACGCGCTCAAGACAGCCGTCACGCCGGCGGACGACGCTCCGCCGGCCGTCTCCCGCAGGCTGCGGCTCATCACGATCATCGCCACCTTCGGCGGACTGCTCTTCGGTTACGACACCGGCGTCATCAACGGCGCGCTGCCCTACATGACGGACGACCTGGGTCTGACCGCGGTCACCGAGGGCATGGTCACCAGTTCGCTGCTGCTGGGCGCGGCCCTGGGCGCGGTGACCGGCGGGCGGCTGTCGGACGCGCGAGGACGGCGCCGTACGATCCTCGTTCTCGCGGTGCTGTTCTTCGTCGGTGCGCTCGGCTGCACGCTCGCGCCGACCACCGCGGTCATGGTCGTGGCGCGGTTCGTGCTGGGTCTCGCGGTCGGCGGCGCCTCGGTGACCGTGCCCGTGTATCTCGCGGAGATCTCCCCCGCCGAGCGGCGCGGCGCGCTGGTGACGCGGAACGAACTCATGATCGTCAGCGGCCAGTTGCTGGCATTCACCTCGAACGCGATCATCGCCCGGGTGGGCGGCGAGTCCGGCGGTGTCTGGCGCTGGATGCTGGTGATCGCCACGATCCCGGCCGTCGTGCTGTGGTTCGGCATGCTGGTGATGCCGGAGAGCCCGCGGTGGCTCGCCTCCAAGACGCGCTTCGGCGAGGCCCTTGAAGTGCTCAAGCAGGTGCGGTCGCAGCAGCGAGCGGAGGCCGAACTGGCCGAGGTGTCCGCGCTCGCGGTCAAGGAGGAGCAGGAGAAGCTCGGCGGCTGGCAGGACATGAAGGCCACCCCGTGGCTCCGCAAGCTGATGTTCGTCGGCTTCGGCATCGCGATCGTGCAGCAGATCACCGGCGTCAACACGATCATGTACTACGGCACTCAGATCCTCACCGACGCCGGTTTCGCCGCCGACAGCGCGCTGACCGCGAACATCGCCAACGGCGTGATCTCGGTGCTGGCCACCTTCGTCGGCATCTGGCTGCTGAGCCGCGTGAACCGCCGCCCGATGCTGATGACCGGTCAGATCGGTACGACCGCAGCCCTGTTGCTGATCGGCGTGTTCTCCCTTGTGCTGCCCTCCGGTGACGGACGGGCGTATGCCGTGCTCGCCATGACGGTCACCTTCCTCGCCTTCCAGCAGGGCGCGATCTCGCCGGTGACCTGGCTGATGCTGTCGGAGATCTTCCCGATGCGGATGCGTGGCTTCGGGATGGGCATCGCGGCCGTGGTGCTGTGGCTGACCAACTTCGCGATCGGCCTGGTCTTCCCGTCCCTGGTCTCCGGGATCGGGATCTCCAACACCTTCTTCCTCTTCGTGGTGGCGGGAATCTTCTCGCTCATCTTCGTGAAGCTCTACGTCCCCGAGACCAAGGGCCGCTCACTGGAAACCCTCGAAGCCGAACTCCGGGCGCGTTACGCCTAG
- a CDS encoding LacI family DNA-binding transcriptional regulator, whose translation MADVAKKAGVSRALVSIVFRNQPGASEETRQRVLRVADEIGYRPDSAARLLARGRSRTLGVMFTVHQTFHTDLIEGIYPEAERLGYDVLLSAASEGRSEAKAIEALLAHRCEALIVLGSDAEAAYLDELGQRAVTVSVSRRVPHARVDFVHSAEGKGVQQAMEHLFELGHRRIVHIDGGRGPGSAERRRAYRAAMRRHGLESETRVIPGHHTEQSGIEAGRLLLAERDRGHPLPTAVLAGNDRCALGLLMPLTRAGVEVPRDLSVVGYDDSHLSHLMPVGLTTVRQDAMLMAEHAVRFAVERLEKPGLEPREAVLDCKLVVRGTSGPVPEEQG comes from the coding sequence ATGGCGGACGTCGCCAAGAAGGCGGGTGTCTCCCGGGCGCTGGTCTCCATCGTGTTCCGCAACCAGCCGGGGGCGAGCGAGGAGACGCGGCAGCGGGTGCTGCGGGTCGCCGACGAGATCGGCTACCGGCCCGACTCCGCGGCCCGGTTGCTGGCGCGCGGGCGCAGCCGCACGCTCGGCGTGATGTTCACCGTGCACCAGACCTTCCACACGGACCTCATCGAGGGCATCTACCCGGAGGCCGAACGGCTCGGCTACGACGTGCTGCTCTCCGCGGCTTCCGAGGGCCGCAGCGAGGCGAAGGCGATCGAGGCGCTGCTCGCCCACCGCTGCGAGGCACTGATCGTGCTCGGCTCCGACGCCGAGGCCGCCTATCTCGACGAACTCGGACAGCGTGCGGTGACCGTCTCGGTCAGCCGGCGCGTCCCCCATGCCCGCGTGGACTTCGTGCACTCGGCCGAGGGCAAGGGCGTACAGCAGGCCATGGAGCACCTCTTCGAACTGGGGCACCGGCGCATCGTGCACATCGACGGTGGCCGCGGTCCCGGCTCGGCCGAGCGGCGGCGGGCCTACCGGGCGGCGATGCGGCGCCACGGGCTGGAGTCCGAGACGAGGGTGATCCCCGGGCATCACACGGAACAGTCGGGCATCGAGGCGGGCCGGCTGCTGCTGGCGGAACGGGACCGCGGCCATCCGCTGCCGACGGCGGTCCTCGCCGGCAACGACCGTTGCGCGCTGGGCCTGTTGATGCCGCTGACCCGGGCCGGCGTCGAGGTCCCGCGCGATCTGTCCGTCGTCGGCTACGACGACAGCCACCTCTCCCACCTGATGCCGGTCGGCCTGACCACCGTCCGCCAGGACGCGATGCTCATGGCGGAGCACGCGGTGCGGTTCGCGGTGGAGCGGCTGGAGAAGCCCGGACTCGAGCCGCGGGAAGCGGTGCTGGACTGCAAGCTGGTGGTACGGGGAACCAGCGGGCCGGTACCGGAGGAGCAGGGCTGA
- a CDS encoding sugar phosphate isomerase/epimerase family protein, with the protein MKIALDPYMLRALPIDEMVRTVAELGYEYIELSPRDDFMPFFVHPRADDERIAELKNSLRAHGVQLSSVLPLYKWSSPDETERQAAVRYWKRMIEITADLECPLMNSEFNGRPERAAESEAAFWRSLEELLPVFEREGIALNLEAHPDDFCEENTPAVDLVRAINKPWVNYLYCAPHTFHLSGADPTADIAAMMRYAGDKLQHVHIADSFNHKGSSGLRYILNPPGTPARIHQHLDIGQGEVDWDAFFGTLRELDFDGVATSCVFAWEERARDSAAFMLDRIRKELTA; encoded by the coding sequence ATGAAGATCGCCCTCGACCCGTACATGCTCCGTGCGCTCCCCATCGACGAAATGGTGCGCACCGTCGCCGAACTCGGCTACGAGTACATCGAGTTGTCGCCGCGAGACGACTTCATGCCGTTCTTCGTGCATCCGCGGGCGGACGACGAGCGGATCGCGGAGCTGAAGAACTCCCTGCGCGCCCACGGTGTCCAGCTGTCCTCCGTGCTGCCGCTGTACAAGTGGTCCTCGCCCGACGAGACCGAGCGGCAGGCCGCCGTCCGCTACTGGAAGCGGATGATCGAGATCACCGCCGACCTCGAATGCCCGCTGATGAACAGCGAGTTCAACGGCCGTCCGGAGCGCGCCGCCGAGAGCGAGGCCGCGTTCTGGCGCTCGCTGGAGGAACTGCTGCCGGTGTTCGAGCGCGAAGGCATCGCTCTGAACCTGGAGGCCCACCCGGACGACTTCTGTGAGGAGAACACCCCCGCGGTCGACCTGGTCCGCGCGATCAACAAGCCCTGGGTGAACTACCTCTACTGCGCCCCGCACACCTTCCACCTCTCGGGAGCCGACCCCACGGCCGACATCGCGGCGATGATGCGCTACGCGGGCGACAAGCTCCAGCACGTGCACATCGCTGACTCCTTCAACCACAAGGGTTCCTCGGGCCTGCGCTACATCCTCAATCCGCCCGGCACCCCGGCCCGTATCCACCAGCACCTCGACATCGGCCAGGGCGAGGTCGACTGGGACGCCTTCTTCGGCACCCTGCGGGAGCTGGACTTCGACGGCGTCGCCACGTCCTGCGTCTTCGCCTGGGAGGAACGGGCCCGCGACTCCGCGGCGTTCATGCTGGACCGCATCCGCAAGGAGCTCACCGCATGA
- a CDS encoding Gfo/Idh/MocA family oxidoreductase yields MTVRVGVIGTGWIGKEHIRRLTDTVAGARVTAVTDIDAARAAQAAAPVGARVVADGAAVIAADDVDAVLVTSWGPTHAEHVLNAIAAGKPVFCEKPLATTAEDCLKIIEAETAHGRRLVQVGFMRRYDAGYRQMKQVIDAGRIGEPLIVHCAHRNPTVPESYISSMAALDTAVHEVDVLRWLLDDEIVSTQVVTPRATSKRFAHLKDPQIMLFETAKGVRIDLEVFVNCQYGYDIQCEAVGEEGLVRLPDPAAVGVRGAGQHSTEVLTDWVGRFADAFDAEFREWIAAVASGTEPTGPSAWDGYAATVITSATVEALESGRVVATDLKPRPTLYGGVA; encoded by the coding sequence ATGACTGTACGTGTAGGAGTCATCGGCACCGGCTGGATCGGCAAGGAGCACATCCGGCGGCTCACCGACACCGTCGCCGGCGCCCGTGTCACCGCCGTCACGGACATCGACGCCGCCCGCGCCGCTCAGGCGGCGGCGCCGGTCGGCGCCCGGGTGGTGGCCGACGGCGCGGCGGTGATCGCGGCCGACGACGTGGACGCCGTCCTCGTGACGTCCTGGGGGCCGACCCACGCCGAGCATGTGCTGAACGCGATAGCCGCGGGGAAGCCGGTGTTCTGCGAGAAGCCCCTCGCCACGACCGCCGAGGACTGTCTGAAGATCATCGAGGCGGAGACGGCACACGGCCGCCGCCTGGTCCAGGTCGGGTTCATGCGCCGCTACGACGCCGGATACCGGCAGATGAAGCAGGTCATCGACGCCGGCCGCATCGGTGAGCCGCTGATCGTGCACTGCGCCCACCGCAACCCGACCGTCCCGGAGTCGTACATCTCCTCCATGGCCGCCCTGGACACCGCGGTGCACGAGGTGGATGTGCTGCGCTGGCTGCTCGACGACGAGATCGTCTCCACGCAGGTGGTCACCCCGCGCGCCACGAGCAAGCGGTTCGCGCACCTGAAGGACCCGCAGATCATGCTCTTCGAGACCGCCAAGGGCGTCCGCATCGACCTGGAGGTCTTCGTCAACTGCCAGTACGGATACGACATCCAGTGCGAGGCGGTCGGCGAGGAGGGGCTCGTCCGGCTGCCCGACCCGGCCGCGGTCGGTGTGCGCGGCGCGGGACAGCACAGCACGGAGGTCCTCACGGACTGGGTGGGCCGGTTCGCCGACGCCTTCGACGCCGAGTTCCGTGAGTGGATCGCCGCGGTCGCGTCCGGTACCGAGCCCACCGGCCCGTCCGCGTGGGACGGCTACGCCGCCACCGTCATCACCAGCGCGACCGTCGAGGCCCTGGAGTCGGGCCGCGTCGTCGCCACGGACCTCAAGCCCCGCCCGACCCTCTACGGAGGCGTCGCATGA
- a CDS encoding TIM barrel protein, protein MATAPSPLRTTAGNLCLGSAPDSWGVWFPEDEHQVSYTRFLDELAAAGYQWLELGPYGYLPTDPLRLKDELDARGLRVSGGTAFGALHRAEVWDEMLAHVRQVAALTAAAGAHHLVLIPPMYRDEKTGAFTEPPELTAQQWAGFGKAADRLGKLLLDEYDIRLVVHPHADSHVQTQPEIERLLNESDSRYTNLCLDTGHVAYGGGDNLDLIRRFGERVGYVHIKQMDPEILAQVAAENLSFGEAVKRGVCVSPPAGVPKPADVVAELARLDAELFVIVEQDLYPCAPEVPLPIAVSTREHLSGCGLSGTRRPTVDR, encoded by the coding sequence ATGGCAACGGCGCCATCGCCGCTCCGCACCACCGCAGGCAACCTCTGCCTGGGCTCCGCCCCCGACTCCTGGGGCGTCTGGTTCCCCGAGGACGAGCACCAGGTGTCGTACACCCGCTTCCTCGACGAGCTGGCCGCGGCCGGCTACCAGTGGCTCGAACTCGGCCCGTACGGCTACCTCCCCACCGATCCCCTGCGGCTGAAGGACGAACTCGACGCCCGTGGTCTGCGGGTCTCCGGCGGCACCGCGTTCGGCGCGCTGCACCGGGCCGAGGTCTGGGACGAGATGCTCGCCCATGTCCGCCAGGTCGCGGCGCTGACCGCCGCCGCGGGCGCCCACCACCTGGTCCTCATCCCGCCGATGTACCGGGACGAGAAGACCGGCGCGTTCACGGAGCCGCCCGAGCTGACCGCCCAGCAGTGGGCCGGGTTCGGCAAGGCCGCCGACCGGCTCGGGAAGCTGCTGCTCGACGAGTACGACATACGGCTCGTCGTCCATCCGCATGCCGACAGCCACGTCCAGACGCAGCCGGAGATCGAGCGGCTGCTGAACGAGTCGGACTCCCGGTACACCAATCTGTGCCTGGACACCGGGCACGTCGCCTACGGCGGCGGCGACAACCTCGACCTGATCCGCCGGTTCGGCGAGCGCGTCGGCTATGTGCACATCAAGCAGATGGACCCGGAGATCCTCGCCCAGGTCGCCGCCGAGAACCTCTCCTTCGGGGAGGCCGTCAAACGCGGGGTGTGCGTGTCGCCGCCCGCCGGGGTGCCCAAGCCCGCCGATGTCGTGGCCGAACTCGCAAGGCTCGACGCGGAGTTGTTCGTGATCGTCGAGCAGGATCTGTACCCGTGCGCTCCCGAGGTGCCGCTGCCCATCGCGGTGAGCACGCGTGAGCATCTGTCCGGGTGCGGTCTGTCCGGCACGCGACGTCCGACCGTCGACCGGTAA